In Mycobacteriales bacterium, the following are encoded in one genomic region:
- a CDS encoding DUF2723 domain-containing protein — protein sequence MPKGNRRPRQHPAARRSTQPRSRVRRVPATAPRPRGWESTWTSLDRRDLFYAGAVSIAAAGICLPGLRSFPALGDAPESVAGVASLGILHAPGYPAYVLLGRLATLVIPAGTLAFRLALFSLLCSAIAVGGVAILARLSGAARWASVIAAAIFAVGPSFRFYSTFDKYDALASLLLVAALISLMLYVRGPTGGRAAAAGGLLGLGLSASWQLTVLLGPAICLILFVGRRRIRVSHVLVGASAGLLPVVACYGFVLVRAGANPPVNWGYATDFGRLVHLVTLRDLGIGGTPGQGKSTVSLGATAAHGKLPILGSSLVSYFVVFARELGVFGLLLGALGLTRGLRRRSLPAAVLSVVFLTNLFLVALVAGPGSHHKWAIDLIEEGFLFGNLVPLAAGAGLALTQVDEMLRRYRPAWFQARGHLGPAALATVALLGIFQGLLESSHAAQGPDLEARYASTVFSELPRDAVLIVVPYERSAPLLYRQVVAHQRQDVLVLYLDALGQSWYRAELSARLHRRLPGYKGNIIAYADALTRSLQSSRPVYLDAPTTVLLGSSLSTQPVGLLSIVTFAPRQNRAELAIVSKVVDAAEQSANIYDAGWAQWPNTTVRDSYAYAELALAKAYSDIGDVTDTAIHLRALLRIQPDNAVARDDLAQLGAE from the coding sequence GTGCCGAAAGGAAACCGCAGACCGCGGCAGCATCCTGCCGCCCGTAGGAGCACGCAACCACGTAGCCGTGTTCGCCGAGTTCCGGCAACCGCCCCCAGGCCACGGGGCTGGGAGTCCACCTGGACATCCCTCGACAGACGGGATCTGTTCTACGCAGGTGCTGTATCCATTGCCGCTGCCGGCATCTGCCTGCCCGGCTTGAGATCATTTCCCGCACTCGGAGACGCCCCGGAGAGCGTGGCGGGCGTGGCAAGCCTGGGCATCCTGCACGCGCCAGGCTATCCGGCGTATGTGCTTCTCGGCAGGCTCGCGACACTGGTGATTCCTGCCGGTACTCTGGCGTTCCGCTTGGCCCTCTTCAGCTTGCTCTGCTCCGCGATCGCGGTTGGCGGGGTGGCGATCCTTGCCCGGTTGTCAGGGGCAGCCCGCTGGGCGAGCGTCATCGCGGCCGCGATCTTCGCTGTTGGCCCCAGCTTTCGGTTCTACTCGACCTTCGACAAATATGACGCACTCGCTTCGCTACTCCTGGTCGCCGCTCTCATCTCGCTCATGCTCTACGTTCGGGGGCCAACTGGCGGCCGTGCAGCTGCCGCCGGTGGCCTGCTCGGCCTTGGGCTATCTGCGTCGTGGCAGCTTACGGTGCTCCTAGGCCCCGCCATCTGTCTGATCTTGTTTGTCGGACGGCGGCGGATCCGTGTGTCACACGTCTTGGTTGGCGCCTCTGCGGGCCTCCTCCCGGTTGTCGCGTGCTATGGCTTCGTCCTCGTGCGAGCAGGGGCAAACCCACCGGTAAACTGGGGCTACGCTACGGACTTTGGACGCCTGGTTCACCTCGTGACTCTCCGGGACCTCGGTATCGGCGGTACGCCGGGTCAGGGTAAATCGACCGTCTCTCTAGGGGCGACGGCAGCACACGGCAAACTCCCCATCCTCGGTTCGAGCTTGGTCAGCTACTTCGTGGTCTTTGCTCGCGAGTTGGGGGTCTTTGGGCTTCTCCTCGGAGCGCTTGGCCTCACCCGTGGCCTGAGACGTAGAAGCTTGCCCGCAGCGGTCCTGTCCGTCGTGTTCCTGACGAATCTCTTCCTCGTGGCGCTTGTCGCCGGACCTGGATCCCACCATAAGTGGGCGATTGACCTCATCGAGGAAGGGTTCTTGTTCGGCAACCTCGTGCCATTGGCGGCTGGTGCCGGCTTGGCGCTCACGCAAGTGGACGAGATGCTGCGTCGGTATCGCCCAGCGTGGTTCCAGGCCCGGGGACATCTCGGGCCGGCCGCCCTAGCAACAGTTGCGCTCCTCGGGATCTTCCAAGGTCTCTTGGAAAGTAGCCATGCGGCGCAAGGGCCAGACTTGGAAGCCCGTTACGCATCCACGGTCTTCAGCGAGCTCCCTCGCGACGCCGTTCTCATCGTCGTCCCCTATGAACGATCAGCGCCCTTGCTTTACCGCCAGGTGGTTGCACATCAGCGACAGGACGTGCTTGTGCTCTATTTGGATGCTTTGGGGCAGTCGTGGTATCGTGCGGAACTCAGCGCTCGTCTTCACCGGCGCCTACCTGGCTACAAGGGCAATATCATCGCCTATGCCGATGCACTGACTAGGAGTCTCCAGTCGAGCCGTCCCGTCTACCTCGACGCGCCTACGACGGTGCTCCTGGGGTCGTCGTTGAGTACCCAGCCCGTCGGGCTTCTTTCCATTGTCACGTTCGCTCCGCGGCAGAACCGCGCGGAGTTGGCCATCGTGTCGAAGGTCGTGGACGCCGCTGAGCAAAGCGCCAATATCTACGATGCTGGCTGGGCACAGTGGCCGAACACGACCGTACGTGACAGCTATGCCTACGCGGAGCTTGCCCTAGCGAAGGCGTACTCGGATATTGGTGATGTTACCGATACCGCCATTCATCTGCGTGCACTTCTGCGAATCCAACCCGACAATGCTGTGGCGCGGGATGACTTGGCTCAGCTGGGGGCAGAGTGA
- a CDS encoding glycosyltransferase: MAADQLPITSVIIPAYGMATLSACVERLLDQRGAEPFEVIVCASADAESELPTLPSHPRLRVLRIVPRLRAAEARNRAVEVSRGRLLAFTDADVFVSRDWLAELTQASQGTDCIAGSVVNGTPSSAAGTVEYLVEFLDLHPQRPPRTLWHGATCNLLVPRTLWDELGPFPEDLGGGEDTWFTVAARTHGRFRFAPTAIVSHQNRTGWLAVARHQASFGRFTARLGRRGGYKWRPLVRYTPLAPLAVLGRIISLYARVALWDRTSLARAVRLFPGVVAVLGCWGAGLLAEGARLDFSALRARCRRKR; encoded by the coding sequence ATGGCGGCCGATCAACTCCCGATTACCTCCGTGATCATCCCTGCCTACGGGATGGCGACACTGTCGGCGTGCGTCGAGCGACTGCTCGATCAGCGAGGTGCCGAGCCATTCGAAGTGATCGTGTGCGCCAGCGCCGACGCCGAGTCGGAGTTGCCGACCCTTCCGAGTCACCCGCGGCTGCGCGTGTTGCGCATCGTTCCACGGCTACGCGCCGCCGAAGCGCGCAACCGGGCCGTCGAGGTGAGCCGCGGACGGCTCCTTGCGTTCACCGACGCAGACGTTTTCGTCTCACGCGACTGGTTGGCAGAGCTAACCCAGGCTTCGCAGGGAACCGACTGCATCGCCGGGTCGGTGGTCAATGGGACGCCGAGTAGTGCCGCTGGAACGGTCGAATACCTTGTTGAGTTCCTCGACCTGCATCCGCAGCGACCGCCTCGCACGCTGTGGCACGGAGCTACATGCAACCTGCTGGTGCCCCGCACGCTGTGGGACGAGCTGGGGCCGTTCCCAGAGGACCTCGGTGGTGGCGAGGACACGTGGTTCACTGTCGCCGCTCGCACACACGGTCGGTTCCGCTTCGCCCCGACAGCTATCGTTTCTCATCAGAATCGGACAGGTTGGCTGGCGGTAGCGCGCCACCAGGCTTCATTCGGACGGTTCACCGCGCGGCTGGGGCGGCGCGGGGGGTACAAGTGGCGCCCACTCGTGCGCTACACCCCGCTGGCGCCACTTGCCGTCCTCGGCCGGATCATTTCACTCTACGCTCGGGTCGCACTCTGGGATCGGACTTCATTGGCCCGGGCCGTCAGACTGTTTCCCGGGGTCGTAGCCGTCCTCGGCTGCTGGGGCGCCGGCCTGCTAGCCGAAGGCGCCCGACTGGACTTCAGCGCCTTGCGGGCCCGATGCCGTCGGAAGCGGTGA